Genomic window (Armatimonadota bacterium):
GCGATGGCTTGCCCGGCCAGTTCCTCCGCGGCCTCGATGCCGTCCATGTGAGGCATCTTGACGTCCATCACGCAAACGTCGGGACGGTGCGTCCCCGCGAGTTCGACCGCACTCCGACCGTCCTCGGCTTCCGCCACGACTTCGTAGCCTAAGGTCTCCAGCATTTGCCGGAGGTCCAGGCGGATGATGGGATCGTCGTCTGCGATGAGTACACGCATCTTGGTCTCCGGGGGAGCGGCCAGGATACCTTTCAGGGTCCCGGAGAGCCCGGCGGGCAAGGGTCAAAGTCAACACGCGATGATCCTGAGCGTGACATTGAACCCGTGCGTGGACAAGACGTTGTTCACGGCCGGAGTCCGGCTTCACGACTCGAACAAAGTCGCCCGGACCGAGACCGACGCGGGGGGCAAAGGCGTCAACCTCTCGCGCATGGCCGCCCAACTCGGGGCGCGCACCGTCGCGACCGGTTTCATCGGGTGCGGGACCGGTCGCATGGTCGTCCACTCGCTGGAGCAGGCGGGGGCCGGTCACGACTTCGTCGAGGTCGCCGAAGAAACGAGGACGAACGTCTCCGTCGAATCCGGAGACGGGCCGCCGACGGTCTTCAGCGCCCCGGGCCCCCGTGTGGACGGACTCGAGTGGGAGCAACTGCTAACGATCGTCTCGCACCACTGCGACCGTCACGCTTGGATCGCTATGGGCGGGTCCCTTCCGCCTGGAGCCCCTCTTGACGCGTACCGGATCCTGGGTGACTTGGCGCACCAATGCGGCGCGAGGGTCTTGCTCGACGCGGACGGAGACGCGATGAAGGAGGGCCTTCATTGTGGCCCCGGCCTCATCAAACCGAACCTGGACGAAGCCGAGAGGCTTCTCGGCCGAACGCTCGGCTCTCTCCAAGAGGCCCGGGACGGTGCGGTCGAGCTTGCCGCGTTGATGAAGCAGAGAAACGCCGACGCCTCGGTCGCCCTGTCGCTCGGTGAGCACGGTGCCGTGCTCGTGACCCCCCGAGGCCTGTGGCTCGGGGTCCCGCCCCAGATCCAAGCCAAGAGTTCGATCGGGAGCGGTGACTCTTTCCTCGGCGCGTATTTAACGGCCCTCGGTAAAGGGCTCCATGAAAGGGATGCGCTACGGTCCGCAGTGGCGGCAGGGGCAGCGACAGCTCTGAGCGACGGCACCAGGATCGGAACCGTCGACGAAGTCGACGCCATGGAAGCGAGAACCGTGGTGCTCGACGAAAGCGACCTCGATGAGATCGATTGGCCGGCGGTCGACGCCTGGCCGTATCTCGGCTACCCCTCGGAAACGGGATAGGGCCTCGCGCCACGCTTCGGCCCCGGTATCATCGAACTCCTTGCCGGGGTGGCGGAATGGTAGACGCGGCGGTCTCAAAAACCGCTGGCCCACAAGGTCGTGCGGGTTCGAGTCCCGCCCCCGGCACCAATCCCGTCTGTTCGCCGTCAGGACCGGTCCAGGAAAACCCGACCAGGGAATATTCGTCCGACTTGCAGTGAAACCGGTATTCGCCTTACTCGCGCTGTGGTGTGCGGCCCTTTCGTCCGCGCAGAGCCTTCATTTTTCAGCGGACGGGTGCATTCCGTTCGAAACGATCGCCGGGACGACCGACGGTCGGCTCCTCGATGCGCGCGTCGACGTCCTACGGTGCAAACGCGACTGGGACGAGTACTTCAGCGCTCAGTTCGGCGCCGGCGGGCCGGTCTTCACGTCGCTCGTCCAACCGGACATTTGTCGGGAGCAAGTGATCGCCGTCAACCTGGGCAACGCCGGTACCGCGGGAGTACGGCCCGTCGTCCGGTCCGTCCGTTCCCTTGGAGGCGGTCTTTGGGAGGTCGTCGTCGACGCCACACGCCCCGAAGGCCTCTCGCAGGACGTCGCCGGCATCTTCAGCCCGTACGTCGCGTTCCGAACGCCCTATGGACCTGACGACTACGACGTCGTGATCCTGGACGGCAAGAAGCGGGACACCTTGAGGCTACGTTCGGAACCTGCACGGCGTCGATGGGATTGGAGGGATGGACGATGACGACTTTGATCGCCGCAGCTTTGCTCGGCCCGCAACAGCACGGTAACGTCCGTATGTTCGGACACTTCATGAAGACCACCGTCGTGACTCAAGCCGCACCAGGCGCTTCGATGGACAAAGACCTCGTGGTCGCGCGGTCGGAGGCCGAATGGAAGCGGTTGCGGGAGAAGCTCGGTCTCACGTCCGAGCAGGACCAGGAGTGGCGCAAGCTCCACGGTCCCTTGGGTGCCTTGGACTGGAAGGTGGACCAAGTGGTCTTTGCGCAAGCGGGTTCACGCCCGACAGGCGGTTACCAGGTCAAAGACCTGAAGGTTACGAAGAGCGCTTCCTCTGAATCGTGGACAGTCGAGCTTTACGTCTCGCCCCCGCCCAAGGACAGCCTGAACATGACGATGGTCACCTACCCGTACACGGTCTTTCGAATGCGGAAACTGACAGGTGCCCCGCGCTTGATCGTGCATCAGAACAAGGGCTAGGACGGCCTGACCCTTCGGGCTACCATCGGTTCGTGCGGGCTGAAACCGTTTCCGTCGGAACCGAAATCCTTTTGGGTCAGATCACGGACACCAATGCCGTCGAACTCGGTCGGGTCTACGCCGAGTGCGGCATAGGACACACGCACCGTCAGACGGTCGGCGACAACCTCGAGCGTCTGACCGAGTCCCTGCGTCTGGCGCTCTCTCGGTCGGACGTGGTCGTCACGATCGGAGGTCTGGGCCCGACCGAGGACGACCTGACCCGGGACGGCATCGCAGCGGCCCTCGACGACCCTCTCGTTCACGACCCTGAGGTCGAAGCCGCCTTACGCGCCCTGTTCGAGCGACGGCGTCTCGTCTGGCTCGACAGCCAAATCCGTCAGGCGTTCCGGCCGACGTGCTCGGAAACGGTCGGCAACCCGAACGGGACGGCTCCTGGTCTCGTATGCCGCAAAAACGGAAAGACCGTGATCGCGATGCCTGGACCTAAACCGGAGTTCGTCCCGATGCTGGAAGGACCGGTCCGTCGGATCCTGCTCGCTTTGGGAGACGGCGGCGTCATTCGGAGCCGTACGGTCCGCATCGCAGGGATGGGCGAGAGCGTGGTCGAAGACAGACTCAGGGACTTGATGCGGCAGTCCGACCCCACGGTCGCCCCTTACGCGAAAATTGGAGAAGTCCATCTGAGGATGACGGCCAAGCGTCCGACGGAATCCGAGGCGGACAGCGTCCTGGACGGTCTCGAGCGTGAAATCGTCGAGCGGCTGGGCGACGTCGTCTACGCGATCGGTGACCGTCCGCTTGAAGCCGTCGTCCTCGATCGGCTGCGCGAGACGGGAAAGACCCTGGCGACCGCCGAAAGTTGTACGGGCGGAGGGATCTCGCACAGACTGACGGCCGTCCCCGGCTCGTCGGACGTCTTTCTCGGCGGAGTGGTCAGCTACGCCGACAGTCTGAAGCGGTCCCTACTCGGCGTGTCACCGGCGACGCTCGACACCCAAGGGGCCGTCAGCGAGGCGTGCGCCAAGGAGATGGCGGACGGGATCCGACGGGCGACGGGCGCCGACTACGGGATCAGCGTCACCGGGATCGCGGGGCCTGGAGGCGGCACGGAAGAAAAGCCTGTCGGGCTTGTGTGGACCGGTCTGGCCACCCCGGAAGGGACCCGAGCGTTCCGCAACGACTTTCTGGGCGACCGACAATCGGTCCGCCAGCGAAGCGTACAAGCGGCCTTGACCGCACTGTGGACGTCGATCCGCGCCTCCTAGCCGTGCGGAACGTCCATTCGCTCGAAGAAGAACTCCATCATCCGTCGGAAGTCGACACCCGTGTGCCCCAGGTCTGTGCCGACCTGGACCTCGATCCCCTTTCCAAGCCGCCGGAAAGCTGAAACCAGTTGGAGACTGTTACAAGGATGGACGTTCTCGTCGGCCGTCCCGTAGTACAGCATCAGCCACCCTTTAAGCTTCTCGGCGTACGTCATCGCCGAGCCCGCGGTGTAGCCGTCCTTGTTCTCGTCGGCCAACCCCATATAGCGTTCGGTGTAGATCGTGTCGTAGTTGTGCCAGTCCGTCACGCCGCTGCTGCTGCATGCGGCCTTGTAGAGATCGGGGTACCGAAGGAGGCACATGATCGAGGCGTACCCGCCGTAGGACGTTCCTTGAATACCGATCCGTGTCGGATCGACATAGCCTTTGGAGACGAGCGCCTTCACGCCTGCAGCCTGATCGTCGATCTCCGCGATCCCCATGTTCCGGTAGAGCGGATCGCTGAACGCCTTTCCGCGACCGCCCGTTCCTCGGTTGTCGAACGAAGCGACGATAAAACCGTAGCCTGTGAGCTCGTTGTACGGTTGGAACGTTTCGGAGAACCCTGAGGAATGGGGATCGATCGGCCCCCCATAGACCGAGACGAGCAACGGATACTTCTTGGACGGGTCGAAGTTCCTCGGGAAGGAGACCGTGCCACAGATCTTCGTCTTGCCGTCGCCTCCCGTGAACTCGACGCGCTGGGAATGCGCATACCCTGCAGCCCGGAACTGAGAGAGGTCGGATTCGGCCAAAACCTTGATCACCTTGCCGTTCAAGTCGATCAGGCGCGTCACAGGCGCGTCCTGGCAGCTTTGCGCAACGTCGACGGCGTACCGACCGTCCGGCGAGAGTTCGACCCTGTGGTTCAAGGACGGATCCGTGACACGACGGTTGCCTTTTCCGTCGAGGCCGACCACCATCAACTGTTCCAGATAAGGGTTGTCCCCGTTCCGGGCCATATAGTAAAGCCGGTTGCCAGACACGTCGATCCGGACGACGGAGCCCATGTCGAACCCGTTCGCCGTCACAGGACGGAACGCTCCGGTCTTGGGGTCGAGAATCCCGACGTTGAGGAAGCCGTTCCGCTGGTGCTCCCAGAGCACTTTGCCCTTGAGTTCCGGCCGGGACGCGACGCCTTCCAAGCTGTCGAACGACCAGACTCCCAGTTTGTTCTCGACGTACGAGGCCGGCCACTCTTCCCGGACGATGACGCGGGCGACACCGGTGGACGGATCCGCTGCGCAATACTCCATCACCTTTTGCCGGCGGTCGGTGCGTCGGAACCGGAGTTCGGATCCGTCCGGAGCCCACTGGACGTCGTACACATAGTGTCCGATCCCGTCGTCGAACGGCCCTGGACGGACTTGGACCTGGACCGACTTCCCCTTCGCCGCGTCGTAGACGAACACGTCCACAACCGGGTTCTTTCCGCCCGGTTTGGGATAGGCCTGAGGCTCGAAGACGGGTTGGGCCGTCGCTTGCTTGAAGACGACCATGTTGTCGACGACAGGGGTTTCGTCGAACCGGTAGTACCAGAGGAGGTCACCTTTGGCATTCAGCCCCATCGCTTCTGACTGGTTGAGTTCCTCCCCGTAGACCCAACTCCCTTTTCCGTACTTGACCCGTTTGGCAAGGTCGCCGTCGGTGGTCACGGCCGCTTCAGCCTCACCTTCTTTCTGGAACGAGACGTTGCCGTCCTTGTACCAAGCCTTGACCTTGCCGTCTCCGTTGAAGACTTCGGAGTACTGCCCCCCGCGTCCAGGCGAGCGCCGCGAACGGCCCGAAGGCGGTGCGGCGGCCCGCTCTGGGGCTTTGTCGATCCGTGTTTCTTTTCCCGTAGCCGGGTCGAGCAGCTTCCACCCGTCCCCAGGGTCATAGCCGAGCTTGCCGTCAGCGGTCCACCTCCTTTCGCAGACGCCGAGCTTCACGGTCCCCCGCTGCTCCCTACCGTCCTTCTGCATGCGAGCTTGCACGGGCCAACCCGCCAGTCTGTCCTGTGCTGCGGACACGGAAACGAGCAGGGCGAAGAGGCCGAAGGCGAGGGGTTTCATCGTCGACGAAAGGTTAGACGATCCGGCACTTAGATCGCCGGTTTCTTTCTTTCGAACAGGGCTGCGAACGCGGGCGCGAGCACGAGGGCCGGCAGATAGACCTCGCTGTGGACCTTTTCCGCCATTTGCACCTTCAGCAGCCCGAGGCCGATCGCGACCAGCATCACCCCGCCTGCGGCCGTCGCCTCCGCGACGATGTTCGGGTTCTTGACGAGCGGCTTCAGGGGCCGGGCCAGCGCGGTCAGGGAGCTTTGCACGATCAATACGAACACGGCCGATGCCAGGACGCCCTGACCGTACGAACGGGAGGCCGCCGCGAGGAACACAGAGGACACGCCGTCGAGCAAGGACTTCAAACTCAGGAGGTCGATGCGTCGTTCGATCCCGTCCTGGATGCAACCCATGATCGTCATCGGCCCGACGCAGAAGAGGATCACGGCTCCGACCAGGCCCTCGTTGAACGCGTGGTCGGCTCCGCCGAAACGCAGGCGGACGGCCTCGCTCATCGCTTCGAGGCCCACGTCGATGCCGATCAGTTTTCCGATGACCCCGCCAAGGGCGATCGAAGCGGCGACGACCAGAACGTTCTTGGTCTCCAAGAACATCTTGATGCCGATCCCGACCGTGACCAATCCGATACCGGACATGGCGACGCTCTGCAGTCCGGGCGGTAGCCACGTCCCGACGCCGAGACCAAGCAGCGACCCGACCAAGACGGTCAAGGTGTTCAAGAGCGCGCCCCGGAACGGCAGGGGCGCCCGATCTGCGCGGTGTCCTTCTTGGCCGTCCACGTTCTCTATGACGGGACTCTCGGTCGTTGAAGTCGCCACGCTGTCGTCAGTTTAAAGACTTCATGCCGGGCCCCGACCTGACTTTCGTCAGGGGCCGTGTCTGGATCAGGCCGTTGCCTCGACACTGGGCACGGGGCCCTGAGGGTTCCGGCGCGAGTTGGCGGCCGCTATGGCGACACCGATCGCGACCAGAAGAAGGCAAACGACCTGCGCCAAAGTCACGGGTAGCCCCTTGACGTACGTCGAACTGGCGATCTGGGCCGCCATTTCCTCCTTCGTCCCGGCGCGGAAGAACTCATAGACGAAGCGGCTCAGCCCGTACGCGACCACGAACAGCCCGAACGAAACTCCAGGTTTCCGGGGCTTCGCCTTGTCCCAAAGGGCAATGGCTGCAGCACCGACGAGCATCAGGGCGGTATCGACGAGCTGAGCGGGGACGTGTTTGTCGGGCAGGCCCTGGACGATCACGCCGTACCACTCGGTCGTGGGCCGGCCGTAACAACAACCGTTGAACAAGCACCCGATCCGGCCGACGGCCTGGGCCACAAGGACCGGGACGCCGACCGTGTCCAAGAAGGGCCAGAACGGCACTTTCGCCCTCAATCGCCAGACGAGAAAACCGAAGAACCCGAAAAGGATGCCTCCGAAACTCGTCAACCCTTCGAACCGGAGCGACCACAGCTCAGCGGGATGGCTCTGATAGTACGGCCAGTTTTGGACGATGTAGGTGATACGAGCTCCCAAGATGCCGGGGAGGACCAGCCAGAACGCTGAATCCCAGATCTTGTCCTTGTCGATCCCGTAGTGCGGTGCCCTTTTCCGTGCGATCGAGACGGCGATGACGACGCCGATGACCAAGAGCACTCCGTACGACCGGACCGGAAAGCTGCCTAGGCGGAAGAGCTCGGGGTGCATACGCGGTTCAACAGTGTAGTGCCTGGAGCCCGTTGGGCCAGGACCCGCTTAACCTACGCCGAGCAGCTTGAGGAACACGATTTCGCCTTCAGCCTTGGATTCGGCCCTGATCTCGATCTTTTCAGGAGACGGGACCTTGACCGTCTTCGTCCAAATCCCGTCCGAACGGACTTTGGTCTTGAACAAGGCCTTCCCGTTGAAGGAGACGAGAATGACGTCGTCGGGCC
Coding sequences:
- a CDS encoding 1-phosphofructokinase family hexose kinase, whose protein sequence is MILSVTLNPCVDKTLFTAGVRLHDSNKVARTETDAGGKGVNLSRMAAQLGARTVATGFIGCGTGRMVVHSLEQAGAGHDFVEVAEETRTNVSVESGDGPPTVFSAPGPRVDGLEWEQLLTIVSHHCDRHAWIAMGGSLPPGAPLDAYRILGDLAHQCGARVLLDADGDAMKEGLHCGPGLIKPNLDEAERLLGRTLGSLQEARDGAVELAALMKQRNADASVALSLGEHGAVLVTPRGLWLGVPPQIQAKSSIGSGDSFLGAYLTALGKGLHERDALRSAVAAGAATALSDGTRIGTVDEVDAMEARTVVLDESDLDEIDWPAVDAWPYLGYPSETG
- a CDS encoding protease complex subunit PrcB family protein, with amino-acid sequence MTTLIAAALLGPQQHGNVRMFGHFMKTTVVTQAAPGASMDKDLVVARSEAEWKRLREKLGLTSEQDQEWRKLHGPLGALDWKVDQVVFAQAGSRPTGGYQVKDLKVTKSASSESWTVELYVSPPPKDSLNMTMVTYPYTVFRMRKLTGAPRLIVHQNKG
- a CDS encoding competence/damage-inducible protein A — its product is MRAETVSVGTEILLGQITDTNAVELGRVYAECGIGHTHRQTVGDNLERLTESLRLALSRSDVVVTIGGLGPTEDDLTRDGIAAALDDPLVHDPEVEAALRALFERRRLVWLDSQIRQAFRPTCSETVGNPNGTAPGLVCRKNGKTVIAMPGPKPEFVPMLEGPVRRILLALGDGGVIRSRTVRIAGMGESVVEDRLRDLMRQSDPTVAPYAKIGEVHLRMTAKRPTESEADSVLDGLEREIVERLGDVVYAIGDRPLEAVVLDRLRETGKTLATAESCTGGGISHRLTAVPGSSDVFLGGVVSYADSLKRSLLGVSPATLDTQGAVSEACAKEMADGIRRATGADYGISVTGIAGPGGGTEEKPVGLVWTGLATPEGTRAFRNDFLGDRQSVRQRSVQAALTALWTSIRAS
- a CDS encoding S9 family peptidase, translating into MKPLAFGLFALLVSVSAAQDRLAGWPVQARMQKDGREQRGTVKLGVCERRWTADGKLGYDPGDGWKLLDPATGKETRIDKAPERAAAPPSGRSRRSPGRGGQYSEVFNGDGKVKAWYKDGNVSFQKEGEAEAAVTTDGDLAKRVKYGKGSWVYGEELNQSEAMGLNAKGDLLWYYRFDETPVVDNMVVFKQATAQPVFEPQAYPKPGGKNPVVDVFVYDAAKGKSVQVQVRPGPFDDGIGHYVYDVQWAPDGSELRFRRTDRRQKVMEYCAADPSTGVARVIVREEWPASYVENKLGVWSFDSLEGVASRPELKGKVLWEHQRNGFLNVGILDPKTGAFRPVTANGFDMGSVVRIDVSGNRLYYMARNGDNPYLEQLMVVGLDGKGNRRVTDPSLNHRVELSPDGRYAVDVAQSCQDAPVTRLIDLNGKVIKVLAESDLSQFRAAGYAHSQRVEFTGGDGKTKICGTVSFPRNFDPSKKYPLLVSVYGGPIDPHSSGFSETFQPYNELTGYGFIVASFDNRGTGGRGKAFSDPLYRNMGIAEIDDQAAGVKALVSKGYVDPTRIGIQGTSYGGYASIMCLLRYPDLYKAACSSSGVTDWHNYDTIYTERYMGLADENKDGYTAGSAMTYAEKLKGWLMLYYGTADENVHPCNSLQLVSAFRRLGKGIEVQVGTDLGHTGVDFRRMMEFFFERMDVPHG
- a CDS encoding DUF554 domain-containing protein, whose protein sequence is MATSTTESPVIENVDGQEGHRADRAPLPFRGALLNTLTVLVGSLLGLGVGTWLPPGLQSVAMSGIGLVTVGIGIKMFLETKNVLVVAASIALGGVIGKLIGIDVGLEAMSEAVRLRFGGADHAFNEGLVGAVILFCVGPMTIMGCIQDGIERRIDLLSLKSLLDGVSSVFLAAASRSYGQGVLASAVFVLIVQSSLTALARPLKPLVKNPNIVAEATAAGGVMLVAIGLGLLKVQMAEKVHSEVYLPALVLAPAFAALFERKKPAI
- the lgt gene encoding prolipoprotein diacylglyceryl transferase — encoded protein: MHPELFRLGSFPVRSYGVLLVIGVVIAVSIARKRAPHYGIDKDKIWDSAFWLVLPGILGARITYIVQNWPYYQSHPAELWSLRFEGLTSFGGILFGFFGFLVWRLRAKVPFWPFLDTVGVPVLVAQAVGRIGCLFNGCCYGRPTTEWYGVIVQGLPDKHVPAQLVDTALMLVGAAAIALWDKAKPRKPGVSFGLFVVAYGLSRFVYEFFRAGTKEEMAAQIASSTYVKGLPVTLAQVVCLLLVAIGVAIAAANSRRNPQGPVPSVEATA